A stretch of Candidatus Symbiobacter mobilis CR DNA encodes these proteins:
- the nadA gene encoding quinolinate synthase NadA: MSTANPIDNPARSPATPASTAPFTAPFREFSFDLPQPLPGGELRCTACSTRVRIPEPTPDGAARAQLRARARELLASRSAVLMAHYYVDADVQDLAIETQGFVGDSLELARYGQEHPARNLVVCGVRFMGETAKILSPDKEVWMPDPHADCSLDMGCPPETFSRFCDAHPNRTVVVYANTSAAVKARADWVVTSSCAVHVVRHLADQGHKILWAPDCHLGSYVQRQTGADMLVWGGSCIVHREFDAASVRSLLQRREGARLLAHPESPADVLEQADMVGSTTAILRAPATLDAALYVVATDGGLLHRLRQAYPGKEFVGAPTLGVHGGRCPWMSANGLASLVRVLESRASAIEVDPGLAERARIPIERMLAFTRPAP, encoded by the coding sequence ATGAGTACAGCCAACCCTATCGACAACCCTGCACGCAGCCCGGCCACGCCAGCGTCCACAGCGCCCTTCACAGCGCCCTTTCGCGAGTTCTCGTTCGATTTGCCCCAGCCTTTGCCGGGTGGGGAATTGCGGTGTACAGCATGTTCCACCAGGGTGCGGATTCCCGAGCCTACGCCCGACGGGGCGGCCCGCGCCCAATTGCGCGCTCGTGCCCGGGAATTGTTGGCCTCGCGCTCTGCGGTGCTGATGGCGCACTACTACGTGGACGCCGACGTGCAAGATCTGGCCATCGAAACCCAAGGGTTCGTGGGGGATTCCCTCGAATTGGCGCGTTATGGGCAAGAGCACCCTGCACGCAACCTGGTGGTATGCGGCGTGCGATTCATGGGGGAAACAGCCAAGATCCTGTCGCCGGACAAAGAAGTCTGGATGCCAGATCCCCATGCAGACTGCTCGCTGGACATGGGCTGCCCGCCAGAGACGTTTTCGCGCTTTTGTGATGCCCATCCGAATCGCACCGTGGTGGTCTACGCCAATACCAGTGCCGCAGTCAAAGCCCGTGCGGACTGGGTCGTCACATCGAGCTGTGCAGTACACGTCGTGCGCCATCTGGCCGACCAAGGCCACAAGATTTTGTGGGCGCCGGACTGTCACCTGGGTTCGTATGTCCAGCGCCAGACGGGAGCGGACATGCTCGTCTGGGGCGGGTCCTGCATCGTCCACCGGGAATTCGACGCCGCCTCGGTGCGATCCTTGCTGCAACGCCGCGAGGGAGCGCGCCTGCTGGCCCACCCCGAATCCCCCGCCGACGTGCTGGAGCAGGCAGACATGGTCGGATCGACCACGGCAATCTTGCGTGCCCCGGCAACCTTGGATGCAGCGTTGTATGTCGTGGCTACCGATGGAGGGCTGCTACACCGATTGCGCCAAGCCTATCCCGGCAAGGAGTTCGTCGGTGCGCCGACCCTTGGCGTGCATGGCGGGCGCTGCCCGTGGATGTCCGCCAACGGGTTGGCGAGCCTGGTTCGTGTTCTGGAATCACGGGCTTCTGCCATCGAAGTCGATCCCGGTCTGGCCGAACGCGCTCGCATTCCCATCGAACGTATGTTGGCCTTCACGAGGCCCGCCCCATGA
- the pssA gene encoding CDP-diacylglycerol--serine O-phosphatidyltransferase produces the protein MNRWGVPARMRARPAPTGQRRKGIYLLPNLLTLAALFGGFYAVVMAINGRFELSAAGIFCAMVFDSLDGRVARLTHTQSAFGEQMDSLSDMVSFGAAPALIAYVWALQGIGRWGWIAAFVYCACAALRLARFNVNTSVVDTRYFQGLPSPAAAALVVGFVWVMTDLEVSGSRVAWLMFFVCLYAGLTMVTNVPFYSFKDLQLKRSVPFIALVVMTIAIAVVNLAPAVVLFGMFVVYGLSGYALHVYRRMRDLPTSIISVSTEEPEERGLHR, from the coding sequence ATGAACCGCTGGGGCGTTCCCGCCAGAATGCGTGCCAGACCCGCCCCAACAGGGCAACGGCGCAAAGGCATCTACCTGCTGCCCAATTTGTTGACGTTGGCTGCGCTGTTCGGCGGGTTTTACGCCGTGGTCATGGCGATCAACGGGCGTTTCGAGCTGTCCGCAGCGGGGATTTTTTGCGCGATGGTGTTCGATAGCCTCGATGGGCGCGTTGCCCGGTTGACCCATACCCAAAGCGCCTTTGGCGAGCAAATGGACTCGCTCTCTGACATGGTCTCTTTCGGTGCCGCCCCGGCGCTGATTGCCTATGTGTGGGCGCTCCAGGGCATTGGCCGTTGGGGGTGGATTGCCGCCTTTGTCTACTGTGCCTGCGCTGCATTGCGCCTGGCTCGATTCAACGTCAATACCAGTGTGGTCGATACCCGGTACTTTCAGGGGCTGCCTTCCCCTGCCGCCGCTGCGCTTGTTGTGGGTTTTGTATGGGTGATGACAGACTTGGAAGTGTCCGGCAGCCGGGTTGCGTGGCTCATGTTCTTCGTCTGCCTGTATGCAGGGTTGACGATGGTGACCAACGTCCCCTTTTACAGCTTCAAGGATTTGCAGCTCAAGCGTAGCGTGCCCTTCATTGCGCTGGTCGTCATGACGATCGCCATCGCCGTTGTCAATCTGGCTCCTGCCGTCGTGCTGTTTGGCATGTTTGTCGTGTATGGGCTTAGTGGTTATGCCTTGCATGTGTACCGGAGGATGCGCGACCTGCCGACGAGCATCATCAGCGTATCGACCGAGGAACCCGAAGAACGCGGATTGCACCGTTGA
- a CDS encoding 2-isopropylmalate synthase: protein MDNTTADSSVAPASEAFVASTDTLVIFDTTLRDGEQSPGASMTREEKLRIARQLERLKVDVIEAGFAASSRGDFEAIRSIASTIKDSTVCSLARANERDIRAAAEALEPAAHGRIHTFIATSPLHMEKKLRMTPEQVLDQTKIAVRLARQLVNDVEFSAEDAYRSEEDFLCRVIELAIAEGATTINIPDTVGYAIPELYGNFLRRLRERVPNADRAIWSVHCHNDLGMAVANSLAGVKIGGARQVECTINGLGERAGNCSLEEVVMAVRTRADYFGIRTRIDTTQILATSRLVSQTTGFVVQPNKAIVGANAFAHASGIHQDGIMKARDTYEIMRAEDVGWSANKIVLGKLSGRNAFKQRLHELGVQLDSELDINAAFAKFKDLADRKSEIFDEDILALVTEENAAKHPEHFALVALSQHSEMGETPEATVVLAMAGKEVTATAQGNGPVDASLKAIEVHAQSGAEMVLYSVNAISGSTESQGEVTVRLQRSGRIVNGVGADPDIVVASAKAYLCALNKLVGQAEHIGAQV from the coding sequence ATGGATAACACGACCGCCGATTCTTCCGTAGCCCCAGCCTCTGAAGCCTTTGTGGCCTCCACAGATACCTTGGTGATTTTTGATACGACCTTGCGTGACGGAGAACAATCCCCCGGCGCATCGATGACGCGCGAAGAAAAACTGCGCATTGCCCGCCAGCTCGAACGCTTGAAAGTCGATGTCATCGAAGCCGGCTTTGCCGCGAGTTCCCGTGGGGATTTCGAAGCGATTCGTTCGATAGCGTCCACGATCAAGGATTCGACAGTCTGTTCGCTCGCACGCGCCAATGAACGCGACATCCGCGCTGCTGCAGAAGCCCTGGAACCCGCAGCCCATGGACGTATCCACACCTTCATCGCAACCTCCCCATTGCACATGGAGAAGAAACTGCGGATGACCCCCGAACAGGTGCTCGACCAGACGAAGATTGCCGTGCGCTTGGCCCGGCAACTCGTCAACGACGTCGAATTCAGCGCCGAAGACGCCTACCGCAGCGAAGAAGATTTCCTCTGCAGGGTCATCGAACTGGCGATTGCCGAAGGGGCCACGACGATCAACATCCCCGATACCGTCGGCTACGCCATTCCAGAGCTGTATGGCAACTTTCTGCGCCGCTTGCGCGAACGGGTTCCGAATGCAGACCGGGCCATTTGGTCCGTGCATTGCCACAACGACTTGGGCATGGCTGTAGCCAATTCTCTTGCCGGGGTCAAGATCGGCGGTGCCCGGCAGGTGGAATGCACGATCAACGGGTTGGGTGAACGCGCAGGCAATTGCAGCCTGGAAGAGGTAGTGATGGCCGTGCGTACCCGCGCCGACTACTTTGGCATCCGCACGCGCATCGATACCACGCAAATCCTCGCCACCAGCCGTCTGGTCAGCCAGACCACGGGGTTCGTCGTCCAGCCCAACAAGGCCATCGTTGGCGCCAATGCCTTTGCGCACGCATCGGGGATCCACCAGGACGGCATCATGAAAGCGCGCGACACCTACGAGATCATGCGCGCCGAAGACGTGGGCTGGTCTGCCAACAAAATCGTTCTCGGCAAACTCAGTGGGCGCAACGCTTTCAAACAGCGCTTGCACGAATTGGGCGTACAGCTCGACAGCGAGTTGGACATCAACGCAGCCTTCGCCAAATTCAAGGATTTGGCCGACCGCAAAAGCGAAATTTTTGACGAAGACATCCTCGCGCTGGTGACGGAGGAAAACGCAGCCAAGCATCCCGAGCACTTTGCCCTCGTCGCGCTGTCACAGCACAGCGAAATGGGAGAAACGCCCGAAGCCACCGTGGTGTTGGCCATGGCCGGAAAGGAAGTGACTGCGACCGCGCAGGGCAATGGCCCCGTCGATGCCAGCCTCAAGGCCATCGAAGTCCACGCCCAAAGCGGGGCGGAGATGGTGCTCTACAGCGTCAATGCCATCAGCGGATCGACAGAAAGCCAGGGGGAAGTGACTGTGCGACTGCAACGCAGCGGGCGCATCGTCAACGGCGTGGGCGCCGACCCCGACATCGTCGTGGCATCGGCCAAGGCCTATTTGTGCGCGCTCAACAAACTCGTGGGGCAGGCGGAACACATCGGCGCGCAAGTGTGA
- the pbpG gene encoding D-alanyl-D-alanine endopeptidase translates to MAASKKPLVAKRARVPQAAAVLRPAVQTSVHTSVRRPAAARAPMVAAAARKGMAQPKPATLTTPQVPALAAPALPVAPAAAPPPDTAHLVTVTDAVVDSMVPELKSSVALVVDQHTNEVLLRKNDAAVLPIASLTKLMTALVLLDAHLPMQERITITEEDNDTVKGTSSRLVVGAELTRGELLHLALMSSENRAAHALARTTPGGVPAFVVKMNEKAQRLGMRDTSFVEPTGLSSRNQSSAHDLVKLVDNAHQQPLLRQLTTSPRHYVEVGNRVLEYHNTNRLVKNPSWNIGLQKTGYIAEAGQCLVMQVRVAGRALIMVFLDSAGKLSRIGDAARVRHWLENTGTASHPSAQAQARLG, encoded by the coding sequence GTGGCGGCGTCCAAAAAACCCCTCGTGGCCAAGCGGGCACGGGTGCCGCAGGCAGCCGCCGTGTTGCGGCCTGCGGTACAGACGTCGGTGCATACATCAGTGCGTCGTCCCGCTGCTGCCCGCGCTCCCATGGTTGCCGCAGCCGCCCGCAAGGGAATGGCCCAGCCCAAGCCAGCCACCCTGACGACACCCCAGGTTCCCGCGCTGGCGGCGCCTGCACTGCCGGTGGCCCCCGCAGCCGCCCCCCCTCCAGACACAGCGCACTTGGTGACCGTGACCGATGCCGTCGTGGACTCGATGGTGCCCGAGCTGAAGTCCTCGGTCGCTCTGGTCGTTGACCAGCACACGAATGAAGTCCTGCTGCGCAAAAACGATGCAGCGGTATTGCCCATTGCATCGCTGACCAAGCTGATGACTGCACTGGTGCTGCTTGATGCCCACTTGCCCATGCAAGAACGAATCACCATTACCGAAGAAGATAACGATACGGTAAAAGGTACGTCTTCCCGGCTCGTGGTGGGCGCGGAACTCACCCGGGGCGAGCTGCTGCACCTGGCGTTGATGTCCAGCGAGAACCGTGCGGCCCACGCGCTGGCGCGTACTACCCCCGGTGGTGTCCCCGCTTTCGTAGTCAAGATGAACGAAAAAGCGCAGCGACTGGGCATGCGTGACACCAGCTTCGTCGAACCTACGGGTCTCTCCAGCCGGAACCAATCCAGCGCGCATGACCTGGTCAAGCTCGTCGATAACGCGCACCAGCAGCCGCTACTGCGGCAGCTCACCACGTCCCCCCGCCACTATGTGGAAGTGGGGAACCGCGTGCTGGAGTACCACAACACGAATCGCCTGGTCAAAAACCCTTCCTGGAACATCGGACTCCAAAAGACCGGGTACATCGCCGAAGCAGGCCAATGCCTGGTCATGCAAGTGAGAGTCGCCGGGCGGGCATTGATCATGGTGTTCCTGGATTCCGCAGGCAAACTGTCGCGGATCGGCGATGCGGCGCGGGTACGCCATTGGCTGGAAAACACCGGCACGGCCAGCCATCCGTCTGCCCAGGCCCAAGCCCGTCTGGGTTGA
- the rpoN gene encoding RNA polymerase factor sigma-54, with the protein MQQGLSLRVSQHLALTPQLQQSIRLLQLSTAELEQEVGQMLESNPFLEQAASDEAEPASEGEAGSRSGSSQDVQGTEALPDAPPSDTPDIRRDEDNALSGTSEELDWGEGASVAVEDGDWGAAVHSGDGDTEAGEWAASLPTLRDHLHEQVLRLRIGDADRAALGFLIDSLDDNGYLEDDPDVLAQSLSQGDADVAEALRHHFTVAWNLLRHLDPIGVGARNLAECLRWQLEALWEEPDEPDRSVVNVALRLCTQPLEWLARKDLKRLVATSQAGEDAVRAALALIAKLEPQPGRRFADVRRAAIIPDVIVVRKMAEGTVAGSIRFEVQLNPEVVPQLRIHSLYAQALRSHRTGVRDDGGVRGLEKCLQEARWFVKNVQQRFETILRVSRAIVEHQKGFLLHGELAMRPLILRDIADELGLHESTISRVTNAKYIATPQGTFELKHFFGSGLGTQSGSSASSTAVRALIKQWIAEENPAAPLSDGQIADQLQERGIACARRTVAKYREGLHIPPAPQRKPW; encoded by the coding sequence ATGCAGCAAGGGCTTTCCCTGCGGGTGTCGCAGCATCTTGCGCTCACGCCCCAGTTGCAGCAGTCGATCCGCTTGTTACAGCTTTCGACTGCGGAGCTGGAGCAAGAGGTCGGGCAGATGCTCGAAAGCAACCCTTTCCTGGAACAGGCTGCCTCGGACGAAGCAGAGCCTGCCTCCGAGGGCGAAGCAGGGTCCCGCTCGGGTTCCAGCCAAGATGTACAGGGAACCGAGGCTCTGCCCGACGCACCCCCCAGCGATACACCAGACATTCGCCGGGACGAAGACAACGCGCTTTCCGGCACTTCCGAAGAACTGGACTGGGGAGAGGGCGCTTCCGTCGCGGTCGAAGACGGGGATTGGGGGGCTGCGGTGCATTCTGGCGACGGCGACACCGAAGCCGGGGAATGGGCCGCCAGCCTGCCCACCTTGCGGGATCATCTGCACGAGCAAGTGCTGCGGTTGCGCATCGGGGATGCAGACCGTGCAGCGCTGGGTTTTTTGATCGATTCGCTCGACGACAACGGCTACCTGGAAGACGATCCCGACGTGCTTGCGCAATCCCTAAGCCAGGGGGATGCCGATGTGGCAGAGGCACTGCGCCACCATTTCACGGTCGCATGGAACTTGTTGCGCCACCTTGATCCCATCGGCGTTGGGGCGCGCAACTTGGCGGAATGCTTGCGCTGGCAGTTGGAGGCTTTGTGGGAAGAACCCGATGAGCCGGATCGATCGGTCGTCAACGTGGCGTTGCGGTTGTGTACACAACCACTGGAATGGCTGGCGCGCAAGGATCTCAAGCGTCTTGTTGCCACAAGCCAGGCCGGGGAAGATGCCGTGCGCGCAGCCTTGGCACTTATCGCCAAGCTGGAACCCCAGCCGGGGCGGCGTTTTGCCGATGTGCGCCGAGCAGCGATCATTCCCGATGTGATCGTCGTTCGCAAAATGGCGGAGGGAACGGTTGCGGGGTCGATCCGTTTTGAAGTGCAGCTCAACCCGGAAGTCGTGCCGCAATTGCGCATCCATTCCTTGTATGCCCAGGCATTGCGCAGCCACAGGACGGGGGTTCGGGACGATGGCGGCGTGCGCGGCCTGGAAAAATGCCTGCAAGAAGCACGCTGGTTCGTCAAGAACGTGCAGCAGCGTTTCGAGACGATCTTGCGCGTTAGCCGGGCCATCGTCGAACACCAGAAAGGGTTCTTGTTGCACGGGGAGCTGGCCATGCGCCCGCTGATCTTGCGCGATATTGCCGATGAACTGGGCCTGCACGAGTCGACGATCAGCCGGGTGACCAATGCCAAATACATCGCCACCCCCCAGGGCACCTTCGAGCTGAAGCACTTTTTCGGCTCCGGGCTGGGAACCCAATCGGGGAGTAGCGCTTCGAGCACGGCCGTGCGTGCGCTCATCAAGCAATGGATTGCCGAAGAAAACCCCGCCGCACCGTTGAGTGACGGCCAAATTGCCGATCAATTGCAGGAACGGGGCATTGCCTGCGCACGCCGCACGGTCGCGAAGTACCGCGAAGGGCTACACATTCCCCCAGCGCCGCAGCGCAAGCCTTGGTAG
- the lptB gene encoding LPS export ABC transporter ATP-binding protein, whose protein sequence is MDRAGAHDATQRDSQPCRGRLQAEHLQKSYGSRKAVRDVSLTVCEGEVVGLLGPNGAGKTTSFYMIVGLVRASAGSIRIDGVSIERLPIHRRARLGLSYLPQEASIFRRLDVGDNIRAVLELQHDAKGQPFDDATIAQRLGALLHDLRIEHLVDTPAMALSGGERRRVEIARALATQPRFILLDEPFAGVDPIAVIEIQRIIQLLKSRGIGVLITDHNVRETLGICDHAYIISEGCVLAQGTPTQIVDDVEVRRVYLGEHFKM, encoded by the coding sequence ATGGACAGGGCAGGCGCCCATGATGCTACGCAACGTGATTCCCAGCCTTGCCGGGGACGCTTGCAGGCAGAGCATCTGCAAAAGTCCTACGGCAGCCGCAAGGCGGTGCGTGATGTGTCCTTGACGGTCTGCGAGGGCGAAGTCGTGGGCCTGTTAGGCCCCAATGGGGCGGGGAAGACGACGTCGTTTTACATGATCGTCGGGCTGGTGCGAGCCAGCGCCGGGTCCATCCGTATTGATGGGGTGTCGATCGAACGCTTGCCCATCCACCGCCGCGCGCGGCTGGGGTTGAGTTATTTGCCCCAGGAGGCATCGATCTTTCGTCGGCTCGACGTGGGGGACAACATCCGTGCGGTGCTCGAATTGCAGCACGATGCAAAGGGGCAGCCGTTCGATGATGCGACGATTGCACAGCGACTGGGCGCGTTGCTGCATGATTTGCGCATCGAACACCTCGTCGATACCCCGGCGATGGCACTGTCTGGCGGGGAACGGCGGCGCGTGGAAATTGCCCGTGCGCTGGCCACCCAGCCCCGGTTCATCCTGCTTGACGAACCCTTCGCGGGGGTCGATCCGATCGCCGTCATCGAGATACAACGTATCATCCAACTCCTCAAAAGCCGGGGAATTGGCGTGCTCATCACCGATCACAACGTGCGAGAAACGCTGGGGATTTGTGACCACGCCTACATCATCAGCGAAGGCTGCGTACTGGCGCAAGGAACCCCGACCCAGATCGTCGACGATGTCGAGGTGCGCCGCGTGTACCTGGGTGAACACTTCAAGATGTAA
- the lptA gene encoding lipopolysaccharide transport periplasmic protein LptA, with translation MSQTTLQRIRKLCRLGGYAFLLAGLAPMAGLPALAAPPQQAEPAPVAARGSDDRRDATLPRQTQPLHIEAQSLRYDERQRRSVFSGSVVMTQGLIVLRADRMEFHEDAQGQVHGTMHGLDGKVASFRQHREGGDEFVEGEAQTITYDAVTTTVTLRQRARLRKYRGAVLSDAFEAQMIVYDGEADRFELVGQPAAGPASAVGSGHGTRVRAMISPRASAPATPTQAPILLRSSTGIDAPGL, from the coding sequence ATGTCGCAAACTACGCTCCAGCGCATCCGCAAGCTTTGCCGCTTAGGGGGGTATGCGTTCCTGCTGGCCGGGTTGGCGCCGATGGCCGGGTTGCCTGCGCTGGCTGCGCCGCCCCAGCAGGCAGAACCGGCGCCTGTAGCAGCTCGTGGCAGCGACGATCGTCGCGATGCAACGCTCCCCCGCCAGACACAACCGCTCCACATTGAAGCCCAAAGCCTGCGCTACGACGAACGGCAGCGGCGCAGCGTTTTCTCCGGTTCCGTCGTCATGACCCAAGGTCTGATCGTGCTGCGTGCCGACCGCATGGAGTTTCACGAGGACGCCCAAGGTCAGGTGCATGGCACGATGCATGGTCTCGATGGCAAGGTGGCTTCGTTCCGGCAGCACCGCGAAGGGGGCGACGAATTCGTCGAAGGCGAAGCGCAAACCATCACCTACGACGCCGTAACGACAACGGTGACGCTACGGCAGCGAGCACGCCTGCGCAAGTACCGTGGCGCCGTGTTGAGCGATGCCTTTGAAGCACAGATGATCGTCTACGACGGGGAGGCAGATCGCTTCGAACTGGTTGGGCAGCCCGCCGCTGGCCCTGCATCTGCCGTCGGATCGGGCCACGGAACCCGGGTGCGCGCCATGATCTCCCCCCGTGCTTCGGCGCCCGCCACGCCCACCCAAGCCCCCATCCTGCTGCGCAGTAGCACCGGCATCGACGCGCCGGGCCTGTAG
- a CDS encoding thiol:disulfide interchange protein DsbA/DsbL, with translation MTARRQFIAGSAALAASLLSPAVRAVEPEPIEGVHYVRIDPPAPVGIAAPTIEVVEFFSYGCTHCFALDPTVSQWARTLPSDVRFVRVPVAFRDDFVPQQRLYYALESLGLLDSLHEKVFAAIHRERLALARGTAIESWVAAQGVDAQVFAKHFHSFDVATRASQAYQLQMAYRVEGVPSLGVAGRFYTDGQLARSNVRMLRVADFLIAQTRRQPAHQPD, from the coding sequence ATGACTGCACGCAGACAATTCATCGCAGGTTCCGCTGCATTGGCGGCATCGCTGCTCTCTCCTGCCGTTCGTGCGGTAGAACCAGAGCCTATCGAGGGCGTGCATTACGTCCGCATCGACCCTCCGGCGCCGGTGGGGATAGCCGCTCCCACCATCGAGGTGGTGGAATTTTTCTCGTACGGATGCACGCATTGCTTTGCGCTGGATCCGACGGTATCGCAATGGGCGCGTACCTTGCCATCCGATGTGCGCTTCGTCCGCGTCCCCGTTGCCTTCCGGGACGATTTCGTGCCACAGCAACGGCTGTATTACGCGCTGGAATCCCTGGGGCTGCTGGATTCACTGCATGAGAAGGTGTTTGCCGCCATCCACCGGGAAAGGCTGGCGCTGGCGCGGGGCACGGCCATCGAGAGCTGGGTTGCTGCGCAGGGCGTCGATGCGCAAGTGTTTGCGAAGCACTTCCATTCCTTTGACGTTGCCACGCGGGCCAGCCAGGCGTACCAGTTGCAAATGGCGTACCGCGTCGAAGGGGTGCCTTCCCTCGGCGTTGCCGGGCGCTTCTATACCGATGGGCAATTGGCTCGATCCAACGTGCGTATGCTGCGCGTTGCGGACTTTTTGATTGCACAGACCCGCCGTCAGCCTGCCCATCAGCCTGACTAA
- a CDS encoding SPOR domain-containing protein, producing MLDMHRYSPRHSGGTLLGFVFGLVVGLGVALAVAVYVTKAPISFVNKVSAPSAEPDVVEAEKNRNWDPNAPLHGKKPQRSAAGAVAASESQGDVAAVVATVVPSPAKAQRGAVEPTAADPLGDFAHIHAAREPQNAQVAKVAPVAPVTKVDTPAQPTQASASKPATLFTYFVQLGAYRTEDEAENQRAKLSLDGLETQVSHRDQGGKTVYRVRMGPYDDREQAERVKSDLEARGMDTALVRVQH from the coding sequence ATGCTGGATATGCATCGGTATTCCCCAAGGCACAGCGGCGGAACCTTGCTCGGGTTCGTATTCGGGCTTGTCGTGGGCCTGGGGGTGGCGCTTGCCGTGGCGGTGTACGTCACCAAGGCACCCATTTCTTTCGTCAACAAGGTCTCGGCTCCCAGTGCCGAACCCGATGTCGTCGAGGCCGAGAAAAACCGCAACTGGGATCCCAACGCTCCCTTGCATGGCAAGAAACCCCAGCGCTCGGCGGCAGGTGCGGTGGCAGCTTCAGAGAGCCAGGGTGATGTTGCTGCTGTGGTGGCAACGGTGGTTCCCTCCCCCGCCAAGGCCCAGCGTGGGGCAGTCGAACCTACTGCAGCAGATCCACTGGGGGACTTTGCCCACATCCACGCTGCCCGGGAACCCCAAAACGCCCAAGTTGCCAAAGTCGCCCCAGTCGCCCCAGTCACCAAGGTGGACACTCCAGCGCAGCCCACGCAGGCCAGTGCATCGAAACCCGCGACGCTGTTCACCTATTTCGTGCAATTGGGGGCGTACCGCACCGAAGACGAAGCAGAAAACCAGCGGGCCAAGTTGTCGCTAGATGGCCTCGAAACCCAGGTGTCCCATCGGGATCAGGGTGGCAAAACGGTGTACCGAGTTCGTATGGGGCCGTACGATGATCGCGAACAGGCAGAACGGGTGAAGTCCGATCTCGAAGCCCGTGGGATGGACACTGCATTGGTTCGGGTACAGCATTAG